The region CTCTTGAAAGCTGATTCACCACATAAGCCGCAATTGGCCACCAGCACACAGATGGCCAATCGGATCTCTTTACAGCAAGTGGCGTTGATCCTAGTGTGCATTATTGGACTCACGCTATTTTTTACCTACACCCATGCCAAGGATCAGCGTGAAGAGAGTATTCGCCATGCCAAGCTGTCTCTCAAGTTGGTCAAAGAGGCACTGCTTGAATCGCACCATGAGTTAGCCACGCTACGCTATGTCGACGTTCACACTCCGAGCATGCAAGAGCTATTGGATAATTTGGCCAGTGATCTCGATTGCCGCGTCTACCTATATGCCGCCGATGAATTGCGTCTTGCGCCCTCCTCATCGACCATCAAGGTGGGCTACTCTCCTGCAGAAGTCTCTAGTGATGCGATCAATCAATTATTGCTTGGCGCGGGTTCAACACACTACATCAATAACGAAACACCTCGTTATTTGTTGGCTAACGCATTAGGCTCCGATCTGTTGCTAGTCGCTGATGTTCCTTTAGCCAGTTGGCGTGAGCGGTTTGGCGCACCGATCTACTTACTGCTTAGTTGCGGGTTCGTGCTGACCTTTTTTGTTCGCCGCAGTGGTCGACGCCTTAGTCGGCTTTGGCGCAGGCAAAGTGTCGCTCAATCGATGATTGATCCGCTCACTCTGGTGCCTAATCGCTACGGTTTTAGCCTGCTGTCCAAGGTCTATTTTCCGCCGAACGCTTCACCTTCATTACCCATAGGTATTTTGGTGGTCAACGTGCAGCAATTTAATCGGCTTAATCAACGCTATAGTCCCGCTTTTGCTGACAAGATTTTGCAATCCATTGCCCAGTGGCTTACCCAGCAGGTCGATTCTCAACATCTGGTTTGTCGCTGGAACGGCGATGAATTTCTGATTTTGCTGCAAGGGTGTGAAGCCCCTGAAGCGCAAATTCGTGCGCAATACATACTGCATCATTTCAATCACTGCCCCTTGGTCATTGATAACATTCAGCTCAAAGTGGATGTACAAATTGGTATCTGCTGTGGGTTTGCTCATCATTCGGTCGCCTCATTAGTACTCGGAGCCAATGAAGCGCTGCAAACCGCGAAAGTCCAACAATCGGAGTTCATCCTGCATCATTGTGGCAACTGAGCACTATTGTGGGAACTGAACACTCAGGGTCGCCACATAGAAGATAGCCACTGAGCCATGGGGGCAAAGTGGCCTTTTCTTCAACCTGAGAGCGACAACCATGTATGAATTACGTGTACTAACTGGTTTAAACCGGGGCGCAGCTCTGCCACTCATCGGCGAGGAGTGGCTGATTGGCGCAGACCAAGAAGCCGATTTGGTTCTTTTGGATAGTGATATCGCCCCACAGCACTGCACAATTACCGTGCAAGAATCTACCGCGCAAGAATCTACCGCTCAAGTATCGGGCTGGGTCGTCACCAAGCAACACGGCGAGATCACTGATGATGAAGGACATCTCGTCGAGCAATTAGTCATCACTACCGATCAGTTGAGCTTTGCTTTGGGAACGGTTTGGCTCACCATTTGTGCGGCCGATACGCCTTGGCAATATGAGCCCCCCAGCGCCAAAGCCCCAGTAGCAGAGGCGGCGCCAGCACCCATCGTTACCTTAGCGCCAGCACGTAAAAAGACAGTGTTGCCTTTTCTATTTGGTTTTATCAGTGCGGTGACCATCGCTGCCACCAGCACTTGGGCCGCTTTATATCCTAGCCCAGAACACGTCGTTGCCCCCACGTTACCGACCATCAAGGATGATCGTGAAAAACTGGCTGACAGCACTGCCGTTGAACAAAGGCTGTTAACTATGCTGTCGGAAAGAGAGCTCAATCGTTTTATTGCACTCTCGCATCAAGGTGAGCAAGTCGCCATGACGGGCTCACTCACTACAGATCAAAGCCAAAAACTGGATCGCATGATGACCCGCTTTCATGAGCAATACCGCACTCCCGTGACCATCGCCAAATATATCTCGGCACAAAAAGGCTCTTTGCCTTTTGATATTGTTCAGATTGTCTCTGGGCCAATGGCGAGTGTGGTCACCAGTAATGGCAAACGTCTATTTGTTGGCGATGAAATCGAAGGACTGCGTTTGGTCTCAATTGATGCCAACAAAGTGGTGTTCAAAGGTAAAGATAACTTTGAGGTCTCTTGGTGAACCCAACCATCCAGCAAGCCAAAGCGAACGCGCAAGAGCGCCTTAACCAGTGGCAACAGCAAATAACACACCATTGGCAACAATCCAGCTGCGTGACCATTCAAGGCAAGGTCACAGACATCAACGGCATTTTGCTAGAGGGCTCGTTACCGTTTGCTCGTATTGGCGATCTCTGTAGCGTCACCGGATCAGTGAGCAGCGATGTACTTGCTGAAGTCGTCGGATTTAGCGCCGACAAAGTGCTGCTCTCTGCCCTTGGTAACTTAGAGGGAATTGAAGCGGGTGCGGCGATTGTGCCTCACTACGTGCAACACCAAATAGAGTGCAATGATGCGCTGTTAGGCTCGGTGCTCGATGGTTTTGGTCGACTACTGCAAGGTCAGCAAGCGGCCTTTTCATTGCGTCCATCAAGCTCGACTACACCGGTCATTCAAGATGCTCTGGCCCCAACCCAAAAACCGCGTATTAGTGTTCCGATCCCAACAGGGCTGCGCGCCATCGATGGCCTGATGACCTTAGGTGAAGGACAGCGTGTCGGCGTTTTTGCTGGCGCAGGTTGCGGCAAAACCACCCTGCTGGCTGAGCTGGCGCGCAACATGCCTTGCGATGTGATTGTCTTTGGTTTGATTGGTGAACGTGGCCGAGAGCTGCGTGAATTTCTCGATCACGAGCTGGATGAAGAGCTACGTCAACGCTGCATTCTCGTCTGCAGTACCTCAGATAAAACCAGTATGGAGCGAGCCCGCGCCGCTTCAACGGCCACTGCGATTGCGGAAGGATTTCGCGCTCAAGGGAAACGGGTGTTGCTATTGATCGACTCACTGACTCGTTTTGCGCGTGCGCAACGTGAAATAGGTTTAGCGGCAGGCGAGCCCCCCGGTCGCGGCGGTTTTCCGCCTTCGGTCTACACCATGTTACCAAGACTGGTCGAAAGGGCTGGCAATATGGAGGGCGCGGGCTCCATCACGGCGCTCTATACCGTATTGATTGAAGGGGATGTGATTGCTGGAGATCCCGTTGCCGATGAGGTGCGCTCGCTACTGGATGGACACATAGTGCTGTCGCGAAAACTGGCCGAGAAGAACCATTATCCGGCGATTGACGTTCTTGGCAGTTTAAGCCGCACCATGACCAATGTCACCGAGTACGATCATCGTAGCAATGCCGGCGTACTGCGTAACTTACTCGCCTCCTACAAAGAGGTGGCAATGTTGTTGCAGTTAGGCGAATACGAAAAAGGACTCAATCCATTTACCGATTTCGCTATCGATGCCTATCCCGAGATCCTCGCCTTTTTGCAACAAGAGATGAGCGACCCGATGGATTACGACACCGTTATCGACTCGCTGGCCGATTTGATTGCCGATGCGCCGCCACTTCATTCCTGAACCTGAATTAGCCCCAGATGAGGATGAGCTGGCGCTGCAACACACTCTCGATTGCCTTGGGCCCATTCGCGATCACCGCTTAGGCAAAAGCCAACGAGCTTATCGCAAAGAGCAGCAGAAACTGCGTGAACTGGAACAACGTCACCAAGAGCAAGTGCGTCATTTAGAAACAAAAAAAATCGAGCAAGTTGCGCAGAAAAAAGCCCTGAACGATCACCATCAGGGTCGTCCCATCGACCAATCCACCCTACATAGTTGGATTGGTGAAGAGCGGGAACTGCTCGCCGAAATTGAGCAATTAAAACAGACCATCAATCAGTTAAAAAATGCTCTTGAGCAACAAGCCGAGCAGGTCAAACAAGCCAAACTCGTGATGGAACAAGAGCAGCAACGTCATGAAAAATGGCAACAAATGCAGCAATGGGTTAAGGAGTCACTATGAGTACCCTCGCGCCAGTCAAAGAACCATTACCACCCCATAAACATCATGAGGAAGAGTCATTGACCTTGCAGGTATCAAACTCGTCCTTAAACACATTGAATCCGATGCCACCACTGCAAGATATTGGGCTGTTTACTACCTTAATCGATAGTCAATCCCAAGACGTTCCAGCTTCCCATGTTGGGGGGGATTCAACCCGCTGGCTCGAAAACTTAACCCTCAAGGTCACCGAGAGTTTGCCCGCGCAACCCCAAGATTTTCGTTGCCAATTGCTTCTGCCCAACCTAGGTGAGGTAGAGCTACAAGCCCAGTATCAAGCCTCAACTTGGCAGATTCAGTTGGCGTTTCGTCGTCAGCGCAGTGCTCAAGCAGTGCGCCAAGAGCAAGACCAGCTAACTGAACACTTTAGCCGTGCGTTGCAAGCGCCGGTGGTGCTCTCCATCAATTCGTTAGAAGGTGAACAACAAAATGCCTAACTTTATGACTCAGCTACCAAAGCGCAGCGGCACAGAGCAAGCTCACCATCACCTCATTGGTCATGGCAAACAGACCCACTTTGCTACCGAGCAAGGACGTTTGCAGCTAACCCTTTATCCACTCCCTCAAGCTGATGACCAAGTGACTTACGAGCAGATGACGGCATATCACACCGACTTGGGCACTTTGTATATGGAATCTCAGCAGAGTGAACTTTGGTTTAATCAGCTCTCTAACGCACCTTACCCTGCGGCAAACCCGATTGATGATGACAGTTGGGAAAGACAGTGGTATCGCCAGCAGATGCACCGTGAGTTAATGCCCCTGTTTTATCCATTAACCGAGGTAATTTCTGGGACAAAAGCCAATGCCCAACCGTCTAACGAACCCTATTATTGGTATCGTCTGCACTGGCAGCACGAAATGCATCGTGGCGCACTGATCATCGGCTTAACGGACATCACCCTCTCCGCTTGGTTACATAGCCAAACTTGGCAACATGTCGCACAGCTTGATACGGGTAAGCTAGCGCTAAGCGCGCCACTGATTCTAGGCTCACTCACCTTTGATGGTCAGCAACTGAGCCACCTTGCTGCTGGCGATGTATTGCACTGCACACAACCGCGCTTTTCTTGTGAAGGCATCGGCAGCTTTACCTTTGCCGACACCCTTTTTTCTCTGCAAGCGAATTTCGATGGAACTGCATGCCACTATCTCATCACTCAAATGACATCCATTTCGCAGACAGAGAGCAGCATGAATCATTTGGACGATTGGGCTAATGAGCCTTACTCACAACATGCAATGAGCGACCAACATAACGCCAATCAGACTTTACCCATCACCCTGACCATCACCCTGACCATCACTGCGGGTGAAGTCACATTGAGTTTGGAAGAACTGAGCCAGCTTACGGTGGGCTCAATGATCACGGCGCGCCAAATAGCACCGGGTCATGCACAGCTGCG is a window of Vibrio porteresiae DSM 19223 DNA encoding:
- a CDS encoding GGDEF domain-containing protein, whose amino-acid sequence is MKADSPHKPQLATSTQMANRISLQQVALILVCIIGLTLFFTYTHAKDQREESIRHAKLSLKLVKEALLESHHELATLRYVDVHTPSMQELLDNLASDLDCRVYLYAADELRLAPSSSTIKVGYSPAEVSSDAINQLLLGAGSTHYINNETPRYLLANALGSDLLLVADVPLASWRERFGAPIYLLLSCGFVLTFFVRRSGRRLSRLWRRQSVAQSMIDPLTLVPNRYGFSLLSKVYFPPNASPSLPIGILVVNVQQFNRLNQRYSPAFADKILQSIAQWLTQQVDSQHLVCRWNGDEFLILLQGCEAPEAQIRAQYILHHFNHCPLVIDNIQLKVDVQIGICCGFAHHSVASLVLGANEALQTAKVQQSEFILHHCGN
- a CDS encoding FHA domain-containing protein gives rise to the protein MYELRVLTGLNRGAALPLIGEEWLIGADQEADLVLLDSDIAPQHCTITVQESTAQESTAQVSGWVVTKQHGEITDDEGHLVEQLVITTDQLSFALGTVWLTICAADTPWQYEPPSAKAPVAEAAPAPIVTLAPARKKTVLPFLFGFISAVTIAATSTWAALYPSPEHVVAPTLPTIKDDREKLADSTAVEQRLLTMLSERELNRFIALSHQGEQVAMTGSLTTDQSQKLDRMMTRFHEQYRTPVTIAKYISAQKGSLPFDIVQIVSGPMASVVTSNGKRLFVGDEIEGLRLVSIDANKVVFKGKDNFEVSW
- a CDS encoding FliI/YscN family ATPase, with the protein product MNPTIQQAKANAQERLNQWQQQITHHWQQSSCVTIQGKVTDINGILLEGSLPFARIGDLCSVTGSVSSDVLAEVVGFSADKVLLSALGNLEGIEAGAAIVPHYVQHQIECNDALLGSVLDGFGRLLQGQQAAFSLRPSSSTTPVIQDALAPTQKPRISVPIPTGLRAIDGLMTLGEGQRVGVFAGAGCGKTTLLAELARNMPCDVIVFGLIGERGRELREFLDHELDEELRQRCILVCSTSDKTSMERARAASTATAIAEGFRAQGKRVLLLIDSLTRFARAQREIGLAAGEPPGRGGFPPSVYTMLPRLVERAGNMEGAGSITALYTVLIEGDVIAGDPVADEVRSLLDGHIVLSRKLAEKNHYPAIDVLGSLSRTMTNVTEYDHRSNAGVLRNLLASYKEVAMLLQLGEYEKGLNPFTDFAIDAYPEILAFLQQEMSDPMDYDTVIDSLADLIADAPPLHS
- a CDS encoding type III secretion system HrpP C-terminal domain-containing protein produces the protein MSTLAPVKEPLPPHKHHEEESLTLQVSNSSLNTLNPMPPLQDIGLFTTLIDSQSQDVPASHVGGDSTRWLENLTLKVTESLPAQPQDFRCQLLLPNLGEVELQAQYQASTWQIQLAFRRQRSAQAVRQEQDQLTEHFSRALQAPVVLSINSLEGEQQNA
- a CDS encoding FliM/FliN family flagellar motor switch protein, which gives rise to MPNFMTQLPKRSGTEQAHHHLIGHGKQTHFATEQGRLQLTLYPLPQADDQVTYEQMTAYHTDLGTLYMESQQSELWFNQLSNAPYPAANPIDDDSWERQWYRQQMHRELMPLFYPLTEVISGTKANAQPSNEPYYWYRLHWQHEMHRGALIIGLTDITLSAWLHSQTWQHVAQLDTGKLALSAPLILGSLTFDGQQLSHLAAGDVLHCTQPRFSCEGIGSFTFADTLFSLQANFDGTACHYLITQMTSISQTESSMNHLDDWANEPYSQHAMSDQHNANQTLPITLTITLTITAGEVTLSLEELSQLTVGSMITARQIAPGHAQLRQGQRCIASGELVSIEGELGLQLTEIHLPTRRLATPPEKSDEPEAESNAWD